A stretch of the Pseudalkalibacillus hwajinpoensis genome encodes the following:
- a CDS encoding flavin monoamine oxidase family protein yields the protein MDQPFSSLRYPEDLLSLIQHGLPGKSSPKHVIIIGAGLSGLVAGSLLQRNGHHVTILEGNDRIGGRVYTLRKPFSPGQYMDAGAMRIPDNHALAQEYIRHFHLPTHPFLNATPEDLIFTNNVLTTRAEYEKNPDILRFPVEESEKGKTATDLFLEATKPFIDLYKQSTPEEQEKLVAEYGEYSMGEFLQYNPLGKPLSLNAIRYIGVMLGIEGFPEFSFTDILTDIIYPIFSKEIQFFQIDGGNDRLPLSFANELQNQIYLNQKVIKIKQSKRGVTVTTLNPETNERYQVKGDLAIVTVPFSVLQFIDIAPYNSVSFKKWQAIRELINVPAVKIGIEFRHRFWEKNNVGNAITDLPTRFSYVPSEGIGSKGPAVLLASYSWGEDAVLWGSLPHEELTRILLKDLAKIYGDEVYTEFIKVVPFNWSRNPYSAGCFTLFTPGQENNLGDIIKQPEGKLHFAGEHTSSFHGWMEGAIESGLRAAYEVNMNE from the coding sequence ATGGATCAACCGTTCTCTTCATTACGCTATCCAGAAGACTTGCTGTCTCTTATTCAACATGGTCTACCGGGAAAAAGCAGTCCTAAGCACGTCATCATAATTGGTGCTGGACTGTCCGGATTAGTCGCAGGTTCGTTGCTACAGCGGAACGGCCATCATGTGACTATTTTAGAAGGGAATGATCGCATCGGCGGGAGAGTTTATACATTAAGAAAACCCTTTTCACCGGGTCAGTATATGGACGCCGGTGCAATGAGAATTCCAGATAACCATGCTCTTGCACAGGAATACATCAGACATTTCCACCTCCCAACACATCCGTTTCTAAATGCCACACCAGAAGATTTAATTTTCACGAACAACGTGTTAACGACGCGAGCTGAATACGAAAAGAATCCCGATATCCTCAGGTTTCCTGTGGAAGAAAGCGAGAAAGGAAAGACAGCTACAGATCTGTTTCTTGAAGCAACAAAGCCCTTCATCGACCTTTATAAACAAAGTACGCCTGAAGAGCAAGAGAAGCTCGTAGCTGAATACGGAGAATATTCAATGGGTGAATTTCTGCAGTACAATCCACTAGGTAAGCCATTATCACTTAACGCCATTCGTTACATTGGTGTGATGCTTGGGATTGAAGGCTTTCCAGAGTTTTCTTTCACAGATATTCTAACGGACATCATCTATCCGATTTTCAGTAAAGAAATTCAGTTCTTTCAAATTGATGGTGGGAATGATCGCCTCCCTCTCTCATTCGCCAACGAGTTGCAAAATCAAATCTACCTTAATCAAAAAGTAATCAAGATCAAACAATCAAAGCGCGGCGTTACTGTTACAACACTCAACCCAGAAACAAATGAACGGTACCAGGTGAAAGGCGACCTTGCTATTGTTACCGTTCCTTTTTCTGTTCTGCAATTTATTGACATTGCTCCCTACAACTCCGTGTCCTTTAAAAAATGGCAGGCCATTCGTGAACTCATCAATGTTCCTGCTGTGAAAATTGGAATTGAGTTTCGTCATCGCTTTTGGGAGAAAAATAACGTTGGGAATGCTATAACGGATTTACCGACAAGATTTAGTTATGTGCCGAGTGAAGGGATTGGTTCAAAAGGACCTGCTGTCTTATTAGCAAGCTATTCCTGGGGAGAAGATGCTGTTCTCTGGGGAAGTTTACCGCATGAAGAACTGACGCGCATTTTGCTAAAAGACCTAGCCAAAATATACGGCGATGAAGTGTATACAGAATTCATCAAAGTCGTTCCTTTTAATTGGAGTCGAAATCCTTACTCAGCTGGGTGCTTTACTCTTTTTACACCCGGACAAGAAAACAACCTCGGTGACATTATTAAGCAGCCTGAGGGGAAGCTTCATTTTGCCGGAGAGCACACCTCCTCTTTTCACGGTTGGATGGAAGGCGCTATTGAATCTGGCCTGCGGGCAGCTTATGAAGTGAACATGAATGAGTAA
- a CDS encoding sulfatase-like hydrolase/transferase — MRKDHSKPRTSLFTKRCKKPNFLILMVDEQRYPSIYENEDIKKWSKENLLVQELLRENGFEFKNHYAGSTACSPSRTTLYTGQYPSLHGVTQTSGAAKTPFDPDMFWLDPNTVPTMGDYLRKAGYRTYWKGKWHASEADIIIPGTNNALPSYTSTGVPDKENVQEYLKASRLNGFGFNGWIGPEPHGANPRNSGSSAAIGVSGRDVVYAAEVVDLIHCLEKEEKEETPPWMIMSSFINPHDIALYGVIAEQLPLYNFEIDPSVPFIPKAPTSLESLHTKPRAQSSYRDVYPKALQPLIDTPFYRKLYYSLQKQADNEMMKVFQALKKSIFYEDTIVLFLSDHGDLLGAHGELYQKWYNMYEESIHVPLIIHSPSLFSGKESTTMLTSHVDVLPTMLGLAGIDEEEVQEMLSLDHTEVHPLVGRDLTPLLSGRKRFYRANEPLYFMTDDDVTRGPNQVTVTGEPYESVIQPNHIEAVITTLPTGSDKKKEIWKYGRYYDNPQFWSNPGVSDVTVTQSDPVPPNADEQFSECITTTKTTPVPDEFELYNLTVDPLEEKNLAHPDFETPESKEVQKILNLVLEEQCRQKRLSPSSGAVPGMPPCEFT, encoded by the coding sequence ATGAGGAAAGATCATTCGAAGCCTCGCACCTCTCTTTTTACAAAACGGTGTAAAAAGCCGAATTTTCTTATATTAATGGTGGATGAGCAACGATATCCCTCAATCTATGAAAATGAGGATATAAAGAAGTGGAGCAAGGAAAATCTGTTGGTGCAAGAGTTGCTGCGAGAAAATGGATTCGAATTTAAAAATCACTACGCTGGAAGTACGGCTTGTTCACCAAGTAGAACGACATTATATACAGGACAGTATCCTTCTCTTCACGGAGTCACGCAAACGAGTGGTGCAGCAAAGACGCCGTTTGATCCAGATATGTTTTGGCTCGACCCCAATACTGTTCCTACAATGGGAGACTATTTGCGAAAAGCGGGATACCGTACGTACTGGAAAGGGAAATGGCACGCTTCTGAAGCGGATATTATTATTCCAGGGACAAACAATGCCCTACCAAGCTATACTTCTACGGGCGTGCCTGATAAAGAAAATGTTCAAGAGTACCTTAAAGCAAGTCGGTTAAATGGATTTGGCTTTAACGGATGGATTGGACCTGAACCACATGGTGCGAATCCTCGTAATTCCGGTTCATCAGCTGCCATCGGGGTCAGTGGACGAGACGTAGTGTATGCTGCTGAAGTGGTGGACTTAATTCATTGCCTTGAAAAGGAGGAGAAAGAAGAAACTCCCCCGTGGATGATCATGAGTTCGTTCATTAATCCACATGATATTGCTCTGTATGGCGTGATCGCTGAGCAACTTCCTCTTTATAATTTTGAAATCGATCCCTCTGTTCCGTTCATTCCTAAAGCTCCTACTTCTTTAGAGTCTCTTCACACAAAACCTCGTGCACAAAGTAGCTATCGCGACGTGTATCCTAAAGCCTTACAGCCTTTGATCGATACGCCTTTTTATAGAAAGCTCTATTATTCCCTACAGAAACAGGCAGATAACGAGATGATGAAAGTTTTTCAAGCGTTGAAAAAATCGATATTCTATGAAGATACGATTGTTCTTTTCCTTTCAGATCACGGCGATCTCCTTGGCGCGCACGGAGAACTTTATCAAAAATGGTATAACATGTATGAGGAATCGATTCATGTTCCACTGATTATTCACAGTCCGTCTCTTTTTTCAGGTAAAGAGAGCACAACGATGCTAACGAGTCACGTGGATGTTTTGCCAACTATGTTAGGGCTTGCTGGAATCGATGAGGAAGAGGTTCAAGAGATGTTAAGTCTTGATCATACAGAAGTTCATCCTCTTGTTGGAAGAGACCTCACCCCATTATTGTCAGGTAGAAAGCGATTTTATCGTGCTAATGAACCACTATACTTTATGACGGATGATGACGTGACGAGGGGTCCGAATCAAGTGACCGTAACGGGTGAGCCTTATGAGTCCGTTATTCAACCGAATCATATTGAAGCCGTTATTACTACGCTTCCTACTGGAAGCGATAAAAAGAAAGAAATCTGGAAATATGGACGGTATTATGATAATCCGCAGTTTTGGAGTAACCCTGGAGTCTCGGACGTTACGGTCACTCAATCCGATCCTGTTCCACCAAATGCGGATGAACAGTTTTCGGAGTGCATTACGACTACGAAAACAACCCCAGTGCCAGATGAATTCGAATTATATAACTTGACTGTCGACCCGCTAGAGGAGAAAAACCTCGCTCACCCTGACTTTGAAACACCGGAATCAAAAGAAGTACAGAAAATCTTAAATCTCGTACTAGAAGAACAATGCCGCCAAAAACGCCTCTCCCCTTCGAGTGGAGCAGTACCGGGGATGCCGCCATGTGAGTTTACGTAA
- a CDS encoding NAD(P)H-dependent oxidoreductase, whose protein sequence is MNKILLINGHEYFPKSKGELNKAIFDEWNEVLSSEYEVKTTIVDDEYDVEQEIEKWQWADVVIMQTPIYWFSIPGNFKKYIDRVYMDKIFFIGSDRYGQGGMFTDKKYMFSLTWNAPEAAFGNEQSFFEGRDLDQAIDHLHKMNQYIGMRPLPTYSIHNVMKETNMAHYKTKLHDHYREVFGK, encoded by the coding sequence ATGAACAAGATTCTATTGATTAATGGACATGAGTATTTTCCAAAATCAAAAGGTGAGCTAAACAAAGCGATTTTTGATGAGTGGAACGAAGTGCTCTCATCAGAATACGAAGTGAAAACAACAATCGTAGATGATGAATACGATGTCGAGCAAGAAATTGAGAAATGGCAGTGGGCGGATGTGGTCATCATGCAAACGCCGATTTACTGGTTCAGTATTCCGGGAAATTTCAAGAAATACATCGACCGTGTCTATATGGATAAAATTTTCTTCATCGGCTCAGATCGCTATGGTCAGGGCGGCATGTTTACTGATAAGAAGTACATGTTCTCTCTTACATGGAACGCACCTGAAGCAGCATTCGGAAATGAACAGAGCTTCTTTGAAGGACGAGACCTTGATCAAGCGATTGATCACCTTCACAAGATGAATCAATACATTGGTATGCGTCCGCTACCTACTTACTCCATTCATAATGTGATGAAGGAAACGAATATGGCGCACTATAAAACGAAACTACACGATCATTATCGAGAAGTGTTTGGAAAGTAA
- a CDS encoding aldo/keto reductase, with product MTVQTKTLNNNIEMPELGYGVFRVEQGQELVEAVKTAIKKGYRSIDTAAIYGNEESVGQGVNEAIKEGLVTREELFITSKVWNDGLTYDETIEAYETSLSKLGLDYLDLYLIHWPGDNKYQEPWKALETLYKEKRVRAIGVSNFHVNHLEDLRKNFEITPVINQIEFHPRLTQLEVRTYCEEHNIQVEAWSPLMAGELLNNETISGIAEKYNKSVAQVILRWDLQHNVITIPKSMNEKRIEANIDLFDFELTSEEMKQLDALNDNARSGPHPDEFDFKM from the coding sequence ATGACTGTACAAACAAAAACATTAAATAACAATATTGAAATGCCTGAACTAGGTTACGGCGTATTCCGCGTTGAACAAGGCCAAGAATTAGTGGAAGCTGTGAAAACAGCGATTAAGAAAGGCTATCGTAGCATCGATACTGCAGCAATCTACGGGAACGAGGAAAGTGTTGGTCAGGGTGTCAATGAAGCGATTAAAGAAGGTCTTGTCACAAGAGAAGAGCTTTTCATTACTTCAAAAGTATGGAACGATGGCCTCACTTACGATGAAACAATTGAAGCGTATGAAACAAGCCTATCTAAGCTAGGACTTGACTACCTCGATCTTTACTTGATTCATTGGCCAGGTGATAACAAATATCAAGAGCCGTGGAAAGCACTTGAAACACTTTATAAAGAAAAGCGCGTACGTGCGATTGGTGTTAGTAACTTCCATGTGAATCATCTTGAAGATCTTCGTAAAAACTTCGAGATTACACCAGTGATTAACCAAATTGAATTCCACCCTCGTCTGACACAATTAGAAGTTAGAACGTATTGCGAAGAGCACAACATTCAAGTGGAAGCATGGTCTCCACTAATGGCTGGTGAGTTGTTAAATAATGAAACAATCTCTGGCATTGCTGAGAAGTACAATAAATCAGTAGCGCAAGTAATCCTTCGCTGGGATCTTCAACATAACGTGATTACAATTCCAAAATCAATGAACGAGAAGCGCATCGAAGCGAACATCGATCTCTTTGATTTTGAACTCACTTCAGAGGAAATGAAGCAGCTTGATGCATTGAATGACAATGCTCGTAGCGGCCCACACCCTGATGAATTTGATTTTAAAATGTAA
- a CDS encoding DUF1659 domain-containing protein, producing MATSSLMDTQLRMVLEVGVDENGKSIFRSKNFNNVKTSATPDALFAVALALAPLQQHNLFAVERNDSSDLQS from the coding sequence ATGGCAACTTCATCCCTCATGGATACGCAGCTTCGCATGGTTCTTGAAGTAGGCGTTGATGAAAACGGCAAATCCATTTTCCGCAGCAAGAACTTCAACAACGTGAAAACATCCGCTACGCCTGATGCGCTTTTTGCAGTCGCATTAGCACTAGCACCGCTTCAACAGCACAATTTGTTCGCAGTTGAGCGCAATGATTCATCTGATCTTCAATCGTAA
- a CDS encoding DUF2922 domain-containing protein has translation MAKTLELQFNTRDNKPFSITLSDPVEPVNPAAIAAAMDTLITQNCFTTSGGDLVSKKGARIVERNENDIIIG, from the coding sequence ATGGCTAAAACACTAGAACTTCAATTCAACACGCGTGACAACAAACCGTTTTCCATCACTCTAAGTGATCCAGTCGAGCCCGTAAATCCTGCTGCAATCGCAGCGGCGATGGATACGCTCATTACGCAGAACTGTTTTACAACGAGCGGAGGCGATCTTGTTTCGAAAAAAGGAGCCCGCATTGTTGAACGTAACGAGAACGACATTATCATCGGTTAA
- a CDS encoding YvrJ family protein, protein MESWMSLISDVGFPVVVTLYLLHRIEQKLDTLNDTILQLPDHLNARSSNQHTG, encoded by the coding sequence ATGGAGTCCTGGATGTCTCTCATTAGCGATGTTGGCTTCCCGGTTGTGGTGACGCTTTATTTGCTGCACCGCATTGAACAGAAGCTCGATACGCTGAACGATACGATTCTGCAGCTGCCAGATCACTTAAACGCTCGAAGTTCGAATCAACATACAGGGTGA
- a CDS encoding zinc-dependent metalloprotease, translated as MKRKGLVALTLALSIAIVPGFGETSAKTAELDSQGSEVTIGHELPKAKTKGKEKFDRPAEVESSSVADVLDEKGKKIGEKKIKKNADKKADKLADKQNKKNAKKQVNEEGELCILLCGNGGSTGGSGGTTTPTATDASVVTVLIAADEEYRAAHSDWQTLTQNIVENADNGFTRDHNIDFEIKALGEWTSEGANASEILQDMDKDWNGNGYDFVVGFTRDANFNSGGIAYVYPNSPYGSAVSVNLDQGATNTWHAAQHEFSHNYGLSHDAQGSGIKCIMNYDYSYSVDYWDEDHDNLIEAHKGWYGN; from the coding sequence ATGAAACGTAAAGGACTTGTAGCATTGACGCTTGCATTATCAATCGCTATCGTACCAGGATTCGGGGAGACAAGTGCAAAAACAGCAGAGCTAGATTCACAGGGATCAGAGGTTACGATCGGTCATGAACTTCCCAAAGCCAAAACAAAAGGGAAAGAGAAGTTTGATCGTCCAGCTGAAGTGGAGAGTTCTTCAGTAGCGGATGTTTTGGATGAAAAAGGTAAGAAAATCGGAGAAAAGAAAATCAAGAAAAATGCGGATAAGAAAGCAGACAAACTAGCAGACAAACAAAACAAAAAGAATGCTAAAAAACAGGTTAATGAAGAAGGCGAATTGTGTATTCTATTATGCGGTAACGGAGGATCAACTGGTGGTTCAGGCGGAACGACAACGCCAACTGCAACTGATGCTAGCGTAGTGACCGTATTGATTGCTGCGGATGAAGAGTATCGTGCTGCACATAGCGACTGGCAAACGCTCACGCAAAACATTGTTGAGAACGCGGATAATGGGTTTACACGTGATCATAACATTGATTTTGAGATCAAAGCTCTTGGTGAGTGGACTTCTGAAGGGGCAAATGCATCTGAAATTCTTCAGGACATGGACAAGGACTGGAATGGAAATGGATACGACTTTGTAGTGGGCTTCACGAGAGATGCTAATTTCAACTCAGGCGGTATTGCTTATGTTTATCCGAACTCACCTTATGGTAGTGCAGTATCAGTTAACCTCGATCAGGGCGCAACGAATACATGGCACGCGGCTCAGCACGAATTCTCTCATAACTATGGACTAAGTCACGATGCTCAAGGCAGTGGGATTAAATGCATTATGAACTATGACTATTCTTATAGTGTTGATTATTGGGACGAAGATCATGATAATTTAATAGAAGCACATAAAGGTTGGTATGGAAATTAA
- a CDS encoding ArsR/SmtB family transcription factor, translating into MTLQVRTLSSPVYELLLSISLYKRQTLMKYLDLGAKWPKDIELSISPELHSLIASKENMYFEDLLVLLIEQSPYKDKIDLFFEWLGNLSGGELFERIAPLLDVDRTLPADLSSQRDQSLTLLKAWNEQYFQHMDPDLSGRLNRDAEEKNDKLKNQSQEDVVLEASHFIIETTSVKSVCLIPAIHLQPISFIDHLKDTLYITYPIKDAKDELTEVLRFTKALGDEKRLKILKFLSHEPSTFTNIVSEFGMAKGNIHHHLSILRGAGLLNIHIRDKRNTFYYSTNKEIAEELRKKVDQFLK; encoded by the coding sequence ATGACACTGCAAGTTAGAACGCTTTCTTCACCTGTTTATGAACTCTTATTAAGCATTTCGTTATATAAAAGACAAACGTTAATGAAATATTTAGATCTTGGCGCAAAGTGGCCTAAGGATATTGAATTGTCCATTTCCCCTGAGTTACATTCTTTGATTGCTTCAAAAGAGAACATGTACTTCGAAGACTTATTAGTTTTATTGATTGAACAATCACCATACAAAGACAAAATCGACCTCTTCTTTGAATGGTTAGGGAATCTATCTGGCGGTGAGCTTTTTGAACGAATCGCTCCTTTATTAGACGTTGATCGAACACTTCCTGCTGATCTATCATCACAAAGAGATCAATCACTCACGTTGTTAAAAGCCTGGAATGAGCAATATTTTCAACACATGGATCCCGATCTTTCTGGCCGATTAAATCGTGACGCAGAAGAGAAAAACGATAAGCTTAAGAATCAATCACAAGAGGATGTTGTTTTAGAAGCGAGTCATTTCATCATTGAAACGACTAGCGTGAAGAGCGTTTGTTTGATTCCCGCCATTCACCTTCAACCTATTTCGTTTATCGATCATTTGAAAGATACGCTATACATCACCTATCCTATTAAAGATGCGAAAGATGAACTAACTGAAGTTCTTCGTTTCACCAAAGCGCTAGGGGATGAAAAACGACTAAAGATCTTGAAGTTTTTATCTCACGAACCTTCTACTTTCACCAATATCGTTTCGGAATTTGGCATGGCAAAAGGGAATATCCATCATCATCTTTCCATTTTAAGAGGGGCTGGATTGTTGAATATTCACATTAGGGATAAGCGGAATACATTTTATTACAGCACAAACAAAGAAATCGCAGAAGAGTTACGTAAGAAGGTGGATCAGTTTCTTAAATAG
- a CDS encoding DUF3089 domain-containing protein translates to MRFADLQNRVIELVESKENEDALRVMQEAKEKFPHKRDRLGHWKANIYVMEGKYEEGVAELKEVLKHGLWWNPEILTSDPELSPLQAYPEFKSIVSQCHSIFENTKASAHAELTIQGHSEADTVIFPLHWKGSNAKDFSEQWSDEKLVTKYLMGFPQSSQLFSYQCYSWDDEAVAYNDVKKTYYEFTKRVDVSDKKRILAGASQGGSIATQMSLSNDMEEFNLFIAVAPAFDLHSLKEILQNQLNPHARGCIITGDQDPFYENALEAAQLFEAYQIPCKLIVNEGIGHEWPNEFPNVLEEAICFVTRQ, encoded by the coding sequence ATGAGGTTTGCTGATCTACAAAATCGGGTGATTGAACTTGTTGAAAGTAAAGAAAATGAAGATGCTTTGCGTGTTATGCAAGAAGCGAAAGAAAAGTTTCCTCATAAAAGAGATCGGTTGGGTCATTGGAAAGCGAATATTTATGTAATGGAAGGGAAGTACGAAGAAGGTGTTGCTGAACTAAAAGAAGTTCTCAAACATGGACTGTGGTGGAACCCAGAAATTCTAACATCTGATCCAGAGTTGAGCCCCTTGCAAGCCTACCCAGAATTTAAGTCTATCGTAAGTCAATGTCATTCGATCTTTGAAAACACAAAAGCATCTGCACATGCGGAGTTAACCATTCAGGGGCATTCTGAAGCGGATACGGTCATTTTCCCTTTGCACTGGAAAGGCTCTAATGCGAAAGACTTTTCGGAGCAGTGGTCTGATGAGAAACTCGTCACCAAGTACTTGATGGGATTTCCTCAATCTTCTCAACTTTTCAGCTACCAATGTTATTCATGGGATGATGAAGCGGTTGCTTATAATGATGTAAAAAAGACGTATTATGAATTTACTAAACGGGTTGATGTGTCAGATAAAAAACGAATACTAGCCGGTGCATCTCAAGGAGGAAGTATCGCAACTCAAATGAGCTTAAGTAATGATATGGAAGAATTTAATTTATTTATTGCTGTTGCACCAGCTTTCGATCTCCATTCACTAAAAGAAATCTTGCAAAATCAGCTGAACCCTCATGCAAGAGGCTGCATCATTACAGGAGATCAAGATCCTTTCTATGAAAATGCATTGGAAGCTGCTCAACTTTTTGAAGCTTATCAGATCCCTTGCAAACTAATTGTAAATGAAGGCATCGGGCATGAATGGCCGAATGAATTTCCAAATGTGTTAGAAGAGGCGATTTGTTTTGTAACGAGGCAATAA
- the secD gene encoding protein translocase subunit SecD: MKKSWIISTTITISLIFLLMISTSENILEELKIGLDLQGGFEILYEVQDPYEEKNIAEEELVKQTAALISDRIDLLGISEPVITMEDEDRIRIQVPGVKDQEEAREFISIGGNITFRDTDNNFVISSTDFKSVGIEHPSQDLAPVVTIEFGDSIDMRNVTKTYEDQSLALWLDYVDGDAYIKERAKEDSKILFEGHIDETWTKNSGMAISGKFTQKEAELLSKALSTGDLPAPLEEISSQSVSGQLGEQALKNTMIAGIIAMTLIFLFMIWRYRWLGLLSIVCMISYLYLAIGIFVFLEGVLTLTGLAAFILGLGMAIDATIITFERLKEIEDRRLSFEERVMQASNRTFLTIADAHLTTLIAAAGLFVFGVGSVKGFATMLLISIVAGFLTCYALLRLLLYMIGETKLVEWNQERKS; this comes from the coding sequence ATGAAAAAAAGCTGGATCATTTCCACTACGATCACCATCTCACTCATTTTTCTCTTAATGATTTCAACATCTGAAAATATTCTAGAAGAATTAAAGATCGGGCTAGATTTACAGGGCGGATTTGAGATCCTTTATGAAGTACAGGATCCTTACGAAGAAAAAAACATAGCAGAAGAAGAGCTTGTAAAACAAACAGCTGCTCTGATCAGTGATCGGATTGATTTGCTAGGTATTAGTGAACCGGTCATTACGATGGAAGATGAGGATCGTATTCGCATACAGGTTCCTGGCGTGAAGGATCAGGAGGAAGCGCGCGAGTTTATTTCCATTGGCGGGAATATTACGTTTCGGGATACGGATAACAATTTTGTCATTTCGTCCACTGATTTCAAATCTGTCGGAATAGAACATCCTTCTCAGGACCTTGCCCCCGTCGTCACCATCGAGTTCGGCGACTCCATTGATATGAGAAACGTGACTAAGACTTATGAAGATCAAAGTCTCGCTTTATGGCTTGATTACGTTGACGGAGATGCGTATATAAAAGAGAGAGCAAAGGAAGATTCAAAGATTCTTTTCGAAGGACATATAGATGAGACCTGGACAAAAAATTCCGGGATGGCGATTTCAGGTAAATTCACCCAAAAAGAAGCAGAACTCCTTTCCAAAGCGCTTAGCACTGGAGATCTCCCTGCTCCTTTGGAAGAGATTTCTTCCCAATCTGTTAGTGGTCAGCTTGGTGAACAGGCGTTGAAAAATACGATGATAGCGGGAATCATAGCTATGACGCTTATCTTTTTATTTATGATTTGGCGCTATCGTTGGCTAGGCTTGCTCTCGATAGTTTGTATGATCAGCTATCTTTATCTAGCTATAGGGATTTTCGTTTTTCTTGAAGGTGTTCTAACATTAACAGGACTTGCCGCTTTCATTCTTGGTCTTGGTATGGCAATAGATGCGACGATCATTACGTTTGAACGTTTAAAAGAAATAGAGGATCGTCGTTTGTCATTTGAAGAGCGAGTGATGCAAGCATCGAATCGAACGTTTCTTACGATTGCGGATGCGCATCTTACAACATTAATTGCTGCGGCAGGACTTTTTGTATTCGGCGTAGGCAGTGTGAAAGGTTTTGCGACGATGCTATTGATTAGCATAGTTGCTGGATTTCTAACATGCTATGCGCTATTGCGACTTCTGTTGTATATGATCGGGGAGACAAAGCTCGTGGAATGGAATCAGGAAAGAAAGTCTTAA
- a CDS encoding PepSY domain-containing protein — protein sequence MNMKKTLIIGGTALGIAGGALLYQGSDGIENVLASGNNESKLIEEAKISEAEAEKIALEEVSGDVIEKEVEKEDGKIVYEFEIKTDTGEKEVEIDGMSGDIIQVEDDEEDDDKEQKEESAK from the coding sequence ATGAATATGAAAAAAACACTTATTATCGGCGGAACCGCATTAGGCATAGCTGGAGGAGCTCTTCTCTATCAAGGATCAGACGGTATAGAGAATGTGCTAGCCTCGGGCAATAACGAAAGCAAACTAATTGAGGAAGCTAAAATTTCTGAAGCTGAAGCTGAAAAGATCGCATTGGAAGAGGTTTCCGGAGACGTGATTGAGAAAGAAGTCGAGAAAGAGGACGGGAAGATCGTTTATGAGTTCGAAATCAAAACCGATACCGGCGAGAAGGAAGTTGAGATTGACGGGATGAGTGGCGATATTATTCAAGTTGAAGATGATGAGGAGGACGATGATAAGGAGCAGAAGGAAGAGTCTGCTAAGTAA
- a CDS encoding response regulator transcription factor, producing MEKESILLVEDEINVIQFMKLELEHEGYDVTTARDGEEAMARFQEKEWSVILLDWMIPKLDGLEVCRRIRKTSSVPIIILTARDYVGDKILGLDRGADDYITKPFEIEELLARIRAVLRRAQSQSKQQDEDKLTIANLEVNVKSRRVVRENNEIELTQREFDLLVFLMKHEGEALSREWLLSAVWGYDFVGETNVVDVYIRYLRNKLDRDYEPMLIHTVRGIGYILRSS from the coding sequence ATGGAGAAAGAATCAATTCTTCTTGTAGAAGATGAAATAAATGTTATTCAGTTCATGAAGTTAGAGCTTGAGCATGAAGGGTACGACGTGACAACGGCGCGTGATGGAGAGGAAGCGATGGCTCGATTTCAAGAAAAAGAATGGAGCGTCATTTTATTAGATTGGATGATTCCGAAGCTTGATGGCCTTGAAGTATGTAGGCGGATACGTAAAACGAGTTCCGTTCCGATTATTATCCTTACTGCCAGAGATTATGTTGGGGATAAAATTCTCGGTCTTGATCGTGGGGCGGATGATTACATTACAAAGCCTTTTGAAATTGAAGAATTGCTTGCGCGCATTCGTGCTGTATTACGACGCGCTCAGTCTCAAAGTAAGCAACAGGATGAAGATAAGTTAACGATTGCGAATCTTGAAGTGAATGTAAAAAGTCGGCGCGTCGTACGGGAAAACAATGAAATTGAACTCACTCAGCGAGAGTTTGATTTGCTTGTTTTTCTCATGAAACATGAAGGCGAGGCGCTCAGTCGCGAGTGGCTTCTCTCAGCGGTTTGGGGCTACGACTTTGTGGGAGAAACGAATGTGGTCGACGTCTACATTCGCTATCTTCGCAACAAGTTAGATCGAGACTACGAACCAATGCTTATTCATACGGTAAGAGGTATTGGCTACATCCTTCGCTCTTCATAA